TTGTCTTTCGGTGTTAATGGGAGGACATAATCATCTCATTGCTCAAGATTTCAATATGTTAGATGTGACTTTATCAGTGAGACACTGACTCTATTTAGCTTTCTGTGGGATATTTTCCATTGACGGCattaacagattaaaaaaaaacaatccagcAAACACATACCAAATTTAAACATAATATTAAGTACAACActtaattcatatatatatttttataacctgatttattgtattttttaagattattttccTAGTCCTTTATTACTTTCACTTGATGATTTTAATTAAGGAAATTATCTTAATTTAATTTGCATTACTCAAGTGTGCTGCCCCAATcaaatatttatgtattcaaAGCTTTCCAGTGGTGTATGTTCTGTTTTAAATTAGTCTATCTATTGCTTCTGTTGCATGACCTTTGCACGTACAGGCAAAAAGAAGGAAGAAAGAGGAAGCAGCCAATGCCAAAATATTGGAGGCTGAGAAGCGAAACAAGGTGAGTAAGATGGACAAACGGTTTATGTAAATGAACTGTTGCTTCTAGTCTTAAACTGCTTACAACATAAGTCAGCCTGCTCCCACACATTTCCCTCATGCCCATGACACACAATCTTTTGCCCCTGCTTGTCTACAGTTTAATGATTTTGCTCCATTTTGCTGCTTGTCAGTGCAAAAGAAATTTCCCTTCCTTGGTTAATCACTTTGATAAAAACCGGTTGTATCATCTCCTTGCGTTCTACATGTATCTATGAAAGTGTTTCAGCGAATAAAGTCTAGAGGCCTGGAACTTTAACATGATGTTGTTCAATATTTGTTTCCCTTTTGAAATTATGTAAATGTCTGTGTATGTTTCAGTTTCTAATTGActtcttttttcttaaaggagaAGGAGATACGAAGACTGCAAGCTGTCATACTGAAGCACCAGGTAGTTTTTTTTACTATCTACAACCACATTATAACGAAGCCTTTTTTACTCTGTGTTTAAACTGAATGTCGTGGAGATAATATCTAACTAATGATCATTTTCTGTAGCCTAAAGTAATTATTTTGAACAATATATTCTGTCAAATTATGCTTTGGGGTTCTCTTTggtgtattttttatttgagcTTACCAACGGTTTGATTTTTCTTGCATTGATTCTCTGTGTGATTTTCTATTTCTTAATACTTTGCCAACTCTTTCTACCAGGAGTTGGAGAGGCATAGACTAGATATGGTATGGGTATGTTTGTTTCTGTACATTTAACAACATATTGTGAACTTGTTGTGATAAATGGCTGCCATCATAGCAATGCGTAAAGTGTAGCATGGGCTGCAGTCGTACTACCATCCTTCTGCATGGCTTTTCCGGAACAGTGCGCTGCATACGTCTGCGCTGTTTGTCTCTCAAAGAAAACACATCCATTATCTGGCCAATACAACAGGATAACAGGATGCAAAGCACAACACCACACCAACTACCTATTACATTGTTTTCCTTTTGGATTGATTACATTTAGGTGCTCAAAATCCTTTTTACTCTAAAGCGTGTGAGCAACTTTCTAATCCATTCTATCACCTTAGAAAAATCAATATACCGTTTTTATTCTTGCCAGTGGTTTATATCACTGAGTTAATGGAAACAAAATTCTTGTTTTTCCTCGTTTGAGATTGAAATGTTTTATCTTGGTTGTTCATTTGCGTCATTAAGGGAGGCAATTATAGCATAGATGGACTCcatactgtatttttattattattgagaaAGACAGTACAAACAAACTAGGCCTCTTTTAAATGTCTCATTCGTCAAATAATCCTCTGTTTCAAGTTGAGCAAGATCTCAATCAAATCAgatacaaaaatgacaaaaataaaactaaaataaaaatacacaaataaataaaaaacaaaaaaataattattatctaataataatgattatattattattattattattattattattatctcaaATTATCTTAAAGCTATCAAGTAATGAAAAAAACTTGTCTTTAATAAGTTTCAGTGATTTAAATACGAGTTTTAACTCGTTCTTCCTATGATTCAAAATGGGTTTAGTCTTAAAGTATctatatttgtgtatataaaaacttccccaataataacacaatattGAGAATAAAGTCCAAGTTCCTGTTTTCGACACCAAACTTAACTTCCCTCACTGTAAGGGGTGACAACTCAATCTCCCCAGACTGTAACCAGCTCTGCATATATAATATTAAGCTAATAACTCTTGTGGTAGAACTCCATAGTTTAGTTTTCACTGTAAATAAAGAGTTAGAATATAACCATTCAAATTTAATCTCGAggatagtttcatatgacattCTCCATAACTTGATTTTAAATAATGTGCTTTGCTTGTCACTGTAACACTTAATATTTGCTGCTTATAGTTATAAACCTCTTGGCCTGTATCTTTCAGTATGCTTCTCGCAGACATGCTCAGATTAATAATGTCTGTTTCTAACTTGTGCTTTATGTGTGCATCACTACCCGCGATGTCGCTTCGTCTATCATTGTGTTCCATTTGGTTTGactgttatgtgtttttttaaactttaactACAGTGCAATGTGCAACGTTTTGATTGTTTGATGATTGTGACAAATGGTGATCTGTGTTTCTTCTGCTGTGCATGTACTTGGGTGTTCTTACTGTGTATTGCATATATGAGCCCTTAAATCTTCAAAAAAACATAGCAGAAGCTGTGAATAGAAAAGAAACTTATTTGTCTGTGCTCTGCCAGGAGAGGGAAAGACGCAGGCAGCACATGATGCTCATGAAGGCTGTGGACGCCCGCAAGAAGGCAGAGGTGGGTAACACCTGATCTGCTCACATCCCGCTCCTGTGTTCTGctactgttttattttattttatttcccttAGTAAATTTTTTGATGATTCAACAGTGTGGTAATTGGGGTCATAGTTTGTGTTTTCCACCCTCTGTAGTTCTGAGCACAATAGTCTGCAGCGGTGTCAATAACACGTTCTCTTGGCTGTAGGAGAAAGAGCGtctgaagaaagagaagaaggatGAGAAACGGTtaaacaaggagaggaaactGGAGCTCAGGAGACTGGAACTGGAAAAAGCGAAAGAGCTGAAGAAGCCAAATGAAGACATGTGTTTAGCAGATCATAAGGTATTCACACACTGTGGCGATGCTGGCAGATGAAAATAAGAGTCCAAGTATGTCACCATGGATAGTCTCCATCTGTGGAGTAGATGTGTGTGGAAAAAATTGGATTTTCCACAAGCACGGGGATTTTTGTGACAAGGAAATCAATCAGTATAATCACTGTAGGAGCTATAGGCATGAAGATTAGAAATGCTTTTTGACAAATTCATGGTTTCATTGTTTCACTATCAGATCTACCAAAATAGATGTGTAATATCACTGAAAGCATCTGGAAATGATTAAAAAGAAAGCAGGTGTAGGTCAAAATACTGCCACCAAGTGGCTACTGATGCCATAACACCAACCAGAATATTACTGATACTTATAATAAGATTTCTTTAACGGGACTTGACAGACAAACTAGTCTCAAACAAGTAACATCAGCATGTAAGAAATGTTAACTTGGTCTTTAAGATCTTTTCAAACACTTTTCTCACACAGGCTAATTTGTAATTGTCTAAATGTGGATTATTTGTGTACAGGAACTACATACAAATTGTTGATAGAtgataaataatacatattttgtttttgtttccttccAGCCACTTCCAGAGTTGTCCCGGATCCCTGGTCTGGTGTTACCGGGAAGTACCTTCTCTGACTGCCTGATGGTGCTACAGTTTCTGCGCAGCTTTGGGAAGGTCCTGAGGTTAGACATAAATCCAAACACGCTCAACCTAAGTGATCTTCAAGAGGGGTTGCTCAACACTGGGGACAGTATGGGAAAAGTGCAGGACCTGCTGGTGAGCATGCTCTCTGCAGCTGTCCGTGATCCTGGTATACCTGCAGGTCACAAGGTGAGAGTCTGCTGTTGAACTGTAGATTGTTTCTGTACTGTAATTTACATGTGTATgcgcacacatacatacatgcagaaAGAAAGATCTGATTGCTCTGACAATATAGGCTAATATACATGAGGAAACATTGGCAGTGGGCTGTTTCTTTACGAGCTAACTAATCACAACACACACGTTAGGATTCATCAGTGCTCAGGCTCTGCAGCTAAATGAAGAGTGCGTTTAGGAGGGTATCAGTGTTTAGAGCTGTTAGATACATTTTAAGCCATCATTTTAATGCATTCCCCAAAGCCATTTGTCCATGCTGTGCTGTAGGGTGTAACCATGTCTTTACATTAGAATGCATTATTACATCTCTTCATATTAAGAGGCTATCGCAGGCTGTATACATTTAGCAAGATGTGCAAACAAGGACAAGAAATAGCAAGACTGTCAACTTAAACATCATGTTTCATATTAATCCGCACatcctaaatgtgtcccagacACATCCCAGTGGTCACTTAAAGCTGAGGTGATAATTGCTCAAAAGGACAGTGTTTTACTCTCATCGCGCTCTTAGGGGCTATACCCTTCACCCGTTCCCTGCTCTCATGGGTTACAGTATATAAAAAGACATTCTGGTTTTAACTTAGATGgtaatcaaaaaaataaagcatttgtttgttttaacaccactaaacTGTTTAACCCTATTTCTATCAGAATAAGACCGCCTTGGGGGACCACCTGACTAATGTGAGGATCAACCGAGACAACGTGTCCGAGATCCTGCAGATCTACATGGAGGGTCACTGTGAGCAGACGGAGCTGATTGCTCTGGCCCTCAGCCTCAGGACCAAGGCGTTTCAGGCCCACAACCCGTTACAGAAGGCCTCCATGCTAGTATTCCTGGTTGATGAGCTCTGCTGCAGCAAGGCTGTGATCAGGTGAGGGTCCTGTCTCCTTCTGACAGTCATTTTGTCTTTGATTTTGCTATTTATCAAACAAAGCAAAGTTTTGTGGGGCAGTACTGTTAATGTACTAAACTACCACTAAAATAAACCCTGGTCATTCTAAGTCTGTATAAACAAGTGTTCCTTATGTGCCTGAAGCAAACAAGTTCATCTCTGTGCCTGAGAGTTGAAAGTATTGGCTTGCTTTATTCATGGAGGCTTCAATTTAAATGGAATAACAGAAGTACCAAAAGGAATAAGCCAAATTGAGGTCTGATGGACAGTTTCACTATGTTGCATCAAAACACGTACATTTTTCATTAGTAGTGGAAACACATCTGGTGCACACAGATGTGTGGCGCAAAGGCATTGTGCTCTTTTTATTATACAAAAAAGGTCACAGAAACACTTGTGTCAATATCGTCTGATACTTTGCAGTGAGATCGACAAAAACATCGATCACATGACCAACCTGAGGAAGGATAAGTGGGTTGTCGAGGGAAAACTTCGCAAGTGAGTATACACATCATCTAAGCTGTTATTGGAAGACTGTGCTTACACTTGAACATTTTTCTGAATGAGATGAGGTGATGCTGAAACAATCTGGATTTCTCAACTTTGCGTATGAACGTGTACTCTACAAGCTGATTGTCCATTTTGCCTTCAAAGACTGAGGAGCATCCATGCCAAGAAGACCGGGAAGAGAGACAGCGGTGTCGGGGGAGAGGACAGCCACGCCTTTGTCACCCCCACCGCCAGAAACAAATGCAAGAGGAAAGAAGGGGAcagcgaggaggaagaggacgaggatGACGACAGTGAAGACCAAGGAGATGACGACGACGATGAGGAAGAAGAATCAGGGGGAAAGAAGGGGAAGAAAGCAGAGATATGTGAAGAGGAGGTCAGTGACAGCATGATGCTTTTACTGGAGCTAGCGGCTTAAATCAGTGTTTGTTGTAGTAAATGTCAGCCGGTCCACTGGCCTCACACTAATGAGATCTCTTCATCTAGGACGACAGTGTACACTCAGCCAGcatggaggagctggagaaacAGATAGAGAAAACATACAAGGTAAATTAAACCTtgtgagactttttttttttctcaggatCAGctcttaaattaatttaatacttcATGGTTCAACCTGCTGcacttttctgtctctttagcaACAGAGTCAGATCAGACAGAAGTTATTTGCCTCGTCTCACTCGCTGCGCTCCATGACGATTGGACAGGACCGCTACAAGAGACGTTACTGGGTCTTTCCGCAGTGTAGTGGCGTTTTCGTGGAAGGCATGGAGAGCTGCGAAGGTGCAAAACCAAAACTGATAACTCCTATTTTGTTCACTTTTGTCCTTGTTCACCATTACGGAATAGAAGTTTGCACTTTGCCTGATCTGACGTTACCTTTTCATGTTACTCAGGTTCTGAAGAGgcggagaaagagaagaaaaggcagTGGACTGCTCAGGTGATCAGGGTAAaagaagagcagcaggaagagacAAAGAAGCCAGTTGTCAGTAGCCCAGCACAGAGCACAGACGGCGACACATCCACACCAGAGAGCCAGCAGGACAAAGACAGTCTCAATCTCTTCCTCCAGAAACCCGGCTCCTTCTCGAAGCTCAGCAAACTTCTCGAAGTAGCCAAAATGGCTCAAGATTCATTCAACAGTCGTTCTGCTAAAGTCCATACCACTGCATCTTACCCCTCATATCCCACCTCTCAGACAGCCACTACTCAGCAGGGACTGACAGATAAAACAGATTCTTCAGTGCTGTCTCTGCTTAGTGCCCACCAGCTCAGAAGTAGTCCCTGGATAACCTGCAGCCCTCAGTCTATCCTTCACGAGGACCAGCTCTCCAAGATGCTGATGGAAAAGAGCAACCAGTGGTTTAGCCTGCTGCCTCGCTCTCCTTGCGACGAGTCCTCGTTCACATCCGACTCCAGCCCtccagcctcctcctctccgcaACAGACCTTCGGCACCaaatccccctcctccctctcccctaATCCCCTAGCTACAGCCAGTTCCAGTGCTCCCGCTGGGATCAATAACATGCAGCCGTCTGTCCTTCAGGTTGGTTGTTAACAATAATCTCAGTCACAATTATTTTACATCACGCTGTGCTTTTTTAGAACACACTTGCCACCACTGTATTGCCTTATACATTATGCATGTGGAAGTAACGTCTGATCATAATTTAAAGTGTGTCTATTTTCCCCCTCAGCAAGTGAAGTCTGGCATTCATCAAAGCAGGCTGACACGGTGCGGCAGTCCCAGCCTGCCCTTCTCTGGTGCTTCTCTACCCCCCATGCTGGATCTGGCCTCCCAACATGCCGAGGGCGATGGCAACAGGGTCCTCTTCCTGGCAAATAACAACTCTGTCAACAAGAGTGAGACCCCAGAGCAACAGAGTGACAAGTCCGAGTGTGCCTCATTCCCTGCTGTGGAAGTAGCCAAGACTCAGGACTACCCTAGTCCTCAGCCGATCCCCGAGGGTAAGGATGGCTCACTGCCAGCACGCACAAGTTAAATATGCTTGACAGACTGTCACTCAGTTTTACTTCTCTATGTTGCTAAAAATGGAACAATTATGAGACAATAGTTTttaaatttgtgtgtgtgtgtgtgtgttggcagagATGCTGTGTGGCTGGTGGAGGGTTGCAGACATGGAGGAACTGCACAGTCTGGTCAGGGCCTTCCATAGCCGAGGCATCAGAGAGAAGGCCTTGCAGAAACAGATCCAAAAGCATATGGAGTATACGACCCAGCTCTGTGCCAACAGCAAAGATGGTTGGTCCACATTTCCTCTGCTCTCTTTACGTCAAGAGTCAACAGACATGCagtgatataaaaatattatttggCCTTTTGTGTCTGTGGTGGCAGCAATGGATGTGGCAGAGCTGGAGAAGCAGGAGGTGAGTGAGGAGACGATGGAGAGTTGGTGTGTTGAGGAGCAGGCCATGGAGGTGGACATCAGCCTACTGCAGCAGGTCGAGGCTCTAGAGAGGAAAGTCATCTCGGCCAGCCTGCAGGTCAAGGTACAGGAAAATGAGCATCCTAGTCTTTTGTCGTCATGCAGCTCATatagttaaagggatagtttggctgttttgaagtggggttgtatgatgtacttatccatagtcagtgtattacctacagtagatgacggtcggcacgcccccaggtTGGAGAAGCaggacggggccagcagcaaaatgtattttagccacttaaaagaaaGACCTTCCAAAAAGAAATGAATATCAGTTGAAGTGTACGCTACATTTAGAGTAtattcactgctttaccttgccgtcagacagccctttccgatggagaactgaagcagttgtaaTCATCTATGCTCTCGACACAGGGGTTGCtcgtctaccgctgcctcgatcggttaggtTGTTTGAACaatgtgtgactttggtgaatccaaactaaccaaagttacataataacacaaatgaactaaccgatcgaggcagcggtagaccagcaatcCACGTGTTCTgcaaagtaaaattactgttttatttaatggagtctggtggctttagcAAGAGCAAagacaacggcttcagttccccgtcggaaacatagactgtatatccgTCTGAGGACGAGGTAAACCAGcgtaaaatattctaaatatagcgtacacttaaactgattttgatttttttttaggtgagtctttcttttaggtggctaaaatacgttttgctgccggccccgtccacaacagtacattgtttggttccgtgcggtaactcctgtctgcctctccaagctgggggcatgccgaccgtcacctactgtaggtaatacactgactatggataaatacctcatacaactccacttcaaaacacccaaactatccctttaacaaacCACTTTTTTTATCCAAATTCATTTTCATGAGTAATTATCCAATATGTGCTTGTCCTTGTCCCGTGTCCTCACTTTGTCTTGATGTTAATTACTGTGTCATCAAATGTGACGTTGTCTCCCTCAGGGCTGGATGCATTCTGAGCCCCAGTCAGAGAGGGAGGATCTGGTCTATCACGAGCACAAGCTCTTCTCTTCCCCTGCTCCAGAGAAGAAAGTACAGAGAGAAACCAGCCAGGAGGAACTTCCTGGCACCGTGATGCGGCAGTCCGACAATCCTCTTGATATTGCCGTCATCAGGCTGGCAGAGTTGGAGAGGAACATCGAGCGAAGGTACCCAGAGAGGAGAGAACCCCTTAAGTACAACCTTTCAGATCAGCCTGGATAATGTCACTGTACCTGCTCCTGCACCATCCTCTAGTGGTGACAGTGAAGGGTTAAAGGCTGTTATCATTCAGTGTGATAATGTTGCGGACTGTATATGTGGTTGTTGTACAGTTATACTGCAGTCTCACTTTCTGTGTCCTCAAAGCAGTGAGGAGGAGGTGGCCCCGGGGATGAGGTTCTGGCGCAAAGCCCTCGGTGAAGTccgcagctcagctcagctgtcACTCTGCATTCAGCAGCTGCAGAAATCCATCGCCTGGGAACGATCCATCATGAAAGTGGTTAgtgacactctctctctcataatCACAGATTTGTTTATATCATTTCATCATACATAAATTTAAGCACCAATTTAATAGCTCTCACTTAAGAAGTCCCTCTTTGTAAACGTCGGTCTTTAAGGCTGCATTGATTCTCATTCCattttatgaaatattaaatataaatagtaCTGTACTGTTTAAGTACATACACATCTTCAAAGCAATCAAAGATAACACAATACATCTGCACAGCTTGTGTTCCTTAAAATGGGGTTTGTGAGGCAAAAAGGTGAAAAGAAAGGGAAGGGAATTTACAATACATCATCACCAGGCAACAACAATATGAAATAATAGCACAATCAGtaacaaatcaacatcattcaAAGTGCCTGGTCGCACAGAATTGTACAAATCACTAGTTTTCATAGTGATGTATCTCAGTTTGAACTCACAACTACATATATTTGGTGTTTCCAGCATTGTCAGCTCTGTCAAAAGGGGGATAATGAAGAGCTGCTCTTACTTTGTGATGGCTGTGACAAAGGCTGCCACACTTACTGCCAGAAACCCAAGATCACTACAGTACCTGACGGGGACTGGTTTTGTCCCTCTTGTGTAGCGAAGGTACACCAGCATGCCCCGAGCGTTTATTCCACTATTATAGTAGATCTAATTGTCAAATAATAACATAGCTGCATCACATGTACACATCGATTTGAATATGATATGTTTGGTGTGTCTCTTCACCACTCTCCCGTGTGTTCTGTCATTCAGAAGAGTGGTCAATCCCCCTGGAGTAGGAAGCAACAGAGCCGAACAGCTGGAGGAGGGAAGAAAGGCAGTGAGGTAAAACGAAACAGTAAGCCATCTGTGGTAGGAGAGCTCATCAAAGAGGAGGCTGCCAGCAGCAACAGCGTGCCAAAGAAAGGTACCAAGGAGTTCaaaaagaggaaaggagacGACAGCCCGCCCGGCTCCCAGGCCGGCCGTGACAGCCCTGTCTCCTGTGTGAAAAAAGCCAAAACGGccaaagacaacaacaccaATGGGCTGACGACGTGCCGGTACGCATTGACACATACTCACTACGTGCATAGCAGCATTAACTTTACCTCTTctcaatgggcctcatgcaagaaccactTGTTTGAACAGATTCATTCTTAAGTGGCTGATATGAGTGATTTAGGAGAACATGTCGCATTCACCAATTTTCTCGTATTTAGAATTTTCTCTTAGGTACAGACACAATTTACTAGTGGTCCAGACCTGTCATAGGAGTCATGTGCAATTAGTCTGCTGTTATCCAATCTAAGTTGTTCACTAACGGATTGtatatttcattactttgaagCAATTTTGCATTTGAAAATCCTAAATAAATTACACTTCATAATTATGTTGACATCATCCTGTTTGACTCTGCAGTTCAAATTATaattctaaatgtatttatacagcCTAACGATCCCATCGTTAATTTAAATTGGCCATTGATGCTATCGTATGACACTATAATAATATGAACATCCCAAACTGCAAAACGACTTAAATCATGCACTAATTGAATGTTAATTTGTCTTTGTATATAATAAAGTCAACGGGAAGTGCAACCAGGCGCGTCATGGCTCACATACTTCTTTTGGATGAGCGTCAGTCTCTCGGAAGAGAGCGTGTCTTTAGACAGCGTGCTGATATATTTGGCAGAGACGGATGAATGGGGCAGGATACGTAGCCTTATGTTTATGCAGGTCATCTACACAGTCATCTGAAGTTAGGAGAGTTTGTTAAATCTGACGTGGCACACTCGTACGAGCCCAcggtatgaaaaaaagtaagagaaagttaagacaagAATACgaaaaatgttcttgcatgaagcctataaaaaaacttaaattttTAGATGAGCTCCTGTGATACTTGCTCGTATAGTCATGAACCTTTGACAATCAATCGTGTCATTTCATGTCGTACATAATCTGACAATGTTTCAAAACTTCTCTCTGACTGGTGAAACTAGATTTAagttatattaaaatatattttccctTGTTCCCTCCAGAGTGCTGCTGGCTGAGCTGGAGGCCCATCAGGACGCTTGGCCCTTCCTCACGCCCGTCAACCAGAAAGCCGTCCCTGGATACAGGAAGGTCATCAAAAAGCCCATGGACTTCTCCACCATCAGAGAAAAGCTCACCAACAACCAGTATGTGTGTTACTCTCACAGTGCATAATTATCCATTTAAATGCGGCATGTAGATAAAAAATTAAAACCTTTTCTTTGACAGGTACTTGAATTTGGAAACTTTCATCGTTGACGTGAACCTGGTTTTTGATAACTGTGAAAAGTTTAACGAAGACGATTCGGAAATTGGACGAGCAGGCCACAGCATGAGGAGATTGTTTGACAAGCGATGGACTGAACTGCTGGAGTAAACAGATTCCAGTGTGGAGTTCCTACGCTACTCTCTACATATCAAACTTCTTCTTTTGGTGTTGGAGGCCTTCTCTCCACCTGAGACACTAAatcaataaacatgatataGTAACACTGACGTGCAATGTGAAAGGACGAAATTCTCCTGCTGAGAAAACACACTTCATGGATTAATATCTTAAAGTGCAATACTGTTTTCTTTATCAAAAATGCACTGACTCTTGGACTCAATATTCCACAGTAGATA
This DNA window, taken from Sebastes fasciatus isolate fSebFas1 chromosome 14, fSebFas1.pri, whole genome shotgun sequence, encodes the following:
- the LOC141782755 gene encoding bromodomain adjacent to zinc finger domain protein 2B-like isoform X8; the encoded protein is MEFGERLASPSSAPSSLHMASSSASSSPAPPQTPSTAPSPARSSPLTTCGHLLQVTGDERSNMSGIPNGFPLVSHPAFGLYTSSPGRSEFGGLGSLGLSALAAHSQFGTFPDWWRQSEAHARGAAAFFPPLLGLHPVFASTFKSHDPNHFQSRSSVSVGAIGTVNGRSASSPTGNSAVNTSSFPTKGNKEKTKANSSRSQKSSQDLGTLHQNIAQKTKEKKPNKRPLETSSMSGSHSGSLSDSSSSDGEESSSDPDDMEEDNDEDEDDQSNDSEDSDSEKDSPLKRKVKRLTQNTSESKKKRPCTADGNTTQESHRDTIPLTSPYRLQSSPRPAGLSQSAALFLQSSGAAEEEGQQHISVIQATGMAAGNSPLAPSHREASPLPSRPPTLLASQKAPHKPRFLMPALKHAQLVDSMKESSGNLSDERSLHLKSFKLKQPLRSKDSAKQTFSLRPKSQNWYKSHKNSASSSSLLTQHKHSSYTLSSHLLSLPHSNDTNLFLSHHLNGAIHNAVQDAPLALITKPRSQTSTPSSKPLLVATSPPYPMPINLSTGTKEMSGSSASPLKSSASSGLAHRPRKASTPKPLHAGKSLSKTNASCPPLDLVRGSESDIHSSKDSDDSLGDDFDDDDEDNEDDIEDEDSGSSLSESESNLDSDSDGSEDDVKERGETEADSDAERTPLKLTKASLSTHKSSSNLSANCSLLNLQIIKPPSLPSSLLTPNTVTSSGALSNHSTLSPPFTFATQTGSGKRRRVTDERVLRLPLEFGWQRETRIRSVAGRLQGEVAYFAPCGKKLRQYPDVMKYLLRNGITEISRDNFSFSTKIKVGDFYEAREGPEGLQWFLLAEEEIAPSIIAMDGRRSRCTQSERQPMGDGTGARRWEPHPLNFGENNFQDVSDAKLLRKLEAQEIARQAAQIKMMRKLEKQAMAQAAKEARKQRAIMAAEERRKKREQMKILKQQAKRRKKEEAANAKILEAEKRNKEKEIRRLQAVILKHQERERRRQHMMLMKAVDARKKAEEKERLKKEKKDEKRLNKERKLELRRLELEKAKELKKPNEDMCLADHKPLPELSRIPGLVLPGSTFSDCLMVLQFLRSFGKVLRLDINPNTLNLSDLQEGLLNTGDSMGKVQDLLVSMLSAAVRDPGIPAGHKNKTALGDHLTNVRINRDNVSEILQIYMEGHCEQTELIALALSLRTKAFQAHNPLQKASMLVFLVDELCCSKAVISEIDKNIDHMTNLRKDKWVVEGKLRKLRSIHAKKTGKRDSGVGGEDSHAFVTPTARNKCKRKEGDSEEEEDEDDDSEDQGDDDDDEEEESGGKKGKKAEICEEEDDSVHSASMEELEKQIEKTYKQQSQIRQKLFASSHSLRSMTIGQDRYKRRYWVFPQCSGVFVEGMESCEGSEEAEKEKKRQWTAQVIRVKEEQQEETKKPVVSSPAQSTDGDTSTPESQQDKDSLNLFLQKPGSFSKLSKLLEVAKMAQDSFNSRSAKVHTTASYPSYPTSQTATTQQGLTDKTDSSVLSLLSAHQLRSSPWITCSPQSILHEDQLSKMLMEKSNQWFSLLPRSPCDESSFTSDSSPPASSSPQQTFGTKSPSSLSPNPLATASSSAPAGINNMQPSVLQQVKSGIHQSRLTRCGSPSLPFSGASLPPMLDLASQHAEGDGNRVLFLANNNSVNKSETPEQQSDKSECASFPAVEVAKTQDYPSPQPIPEEMLCGWWRVADMEELHSLVRAFHSRGIREKALQKQIQKHMEYTTQLCANSKDAMDVAELEKQEVSEETMESWCVEEQAMEVDISLLQQVEALERKVISASLQVKGWMHSEPQSEREDLVYHEHKLFSSPAPEKKVQRETSQEELPGTVMRQSDNPLDIAVIRLAELERNIERSSEEEVAPGMRFWRKALGEVRSSAQLSLCIQQLQKSIAWERSIMKVHCQLCQKGDNEELLLLCDGCDKGCHTYCQKPKITTVPDGDWFCPSCVAKKSGQSPWSRKQQSRTAGGGKKGSEVKRNSKPSVVGELIKEEAASSNSVPKKGTKEFKKRKGDDSPPGSQAGRDSPVSCVKKAKTAKDNNTNGLTTCRVLLAELEAHQDAWPFLTPVNQKAVPGYRKVIKKPMDFSTIREKLTNNQYLNLETFIVDVNLVFDNCEKFNEDDSEIGRAGHSMRRLFDKRWTELLE